Within the Dialister hominis genome, the region AACAGTTATTCGAAGACCGATACGGATGCAACATTCATGCGAATCAAGTCGGACTACATGGGAAATGATCAGCTTCTGCCTGCATACAATGTCCAAATAGGTGTTGCCGATGAATTTATTGCCGTAATTGATGTTAACCAGTATCGTTCAGATATGGATTGCTTCGTACCGCTGATGGAGGAATTCCACGAAGTCTATGGGGCTTATCCTAAGTATCCTGTGGCAGATGCAGGATATGGATCTTTCAACAATTACATCTATTGCGAGCAGCACGGTATGGAAAAGTATATGAAATTCCCCATGTACAAGAAAGAAACGAAAGACAAGAAATACCATACCAATCCGTTTCGGCCAATAAACTTTAGAGTTGATGAGAATGGAACCATCCGTTGTCCAAATGACAGGGCTTTCAAATTTATCTATAGACATCTGGTCAGAGGGAACTTATACGGCAGGCAGGAGGAAGTATTTGAATGCGAAGACTGCCAAGGATGCCCGCTGGCAGAGCAATGTAAAAAGACCCCGAAGAACAAAAGAATCTCATTGAGCAGAGAACGGAATAACATGTACCAGGAGGTTCAGGATAATCTGGAAAGCATCCATGGAGCCCTGCTAAGAATGAACCGGTCAATCCAGGCTGAAGGAACTTTTGGAATCATGAAACATGACAGATGGTACAAAAGAATCGTCAGAAAAGGGATAGATTCTGTAAAAGCCGAGTTATACCTGGTAGCACTTGGCTATAATTTAAGGAAATACATCACAAAAATAATGCGTATAAGGATTGCCGCCTAAGACAATATAATTAAAAGTCTTATGGGGGTAAGGGGGCTTACGCGCATTTTTACGTAAAAGGCTTACAGCAGAGCTAAAAATGATGAAATAAAGACGCAAAAAAGAGGCTGCAACAAAATGATTAACCATTTTGTCACAGCCCCTTTATTGTGAATTTATTCAAAGAATTTCAGGTTATCGTACGTTGGGGAAACGATCCAGTTTCCTTTTGTATCGATAAGGCCCCACTTGCCATCGACTTTGACGCCGGCCCTGTCATTCATGAAGGACGTCATCTGGCTGATCTTCTTTGGGAAAACGATGACGTCGCTGCCATCATAGCTGATGACCTTCCATGCATCATCCTTCACAGGAATCAGGCCGCAGGAAGCAGTGCCCGTTTCGCGGTAGAGGGGAGCGGAAATGACTTTCCCATCCTTATCAAGGATGCCGTATTTCCCGTCCTGCTTATAGGAAAGGATCGAGCTTCCCAGGTACTTGATCTCATCGTAAGAGAAGGGAACGAGTTCTTTGCCGTCGTCCATGGAAAGGACGCCCCAGTCTCCCTTGTCATTCCTGCAGATGAGGATGCCTGCTTCATCGACGGGGATGACTGCTTTGTAAGCGATGTGGGCAATGAATGTGCCGCTCCTGTTTTCCCAGCCGTAGCGGTCATTATTGAAAACAAGGATGCCGCGGCTCGATGCCGGGAAGACGCGAGCATTCGACGTGCTTGCAATGACCTTGCCGGTATTATCGATGTAACCGCGTTTGACAAGGACGGTTGGAACCGTTCCGTATTCATAGCCCCACGGATCCCAGAGCGGGAAACCGATGCCAAAACCCCATCCGCTGTGATAGCGGTGGTGATGGTGGGGACGCAGCCAGTGGCCCCAGCCCCAGCCGATTCCGATCGAGACAGGATAGCGGCGTACGACGCCTTCTTCCCTGACCTCGCCCTTCCTGACTTCTGCCAGACCATCTTCGAAGGGGAAGAGCATGTCATAATCAGCCATGAAAGCAATCGTCCCGTCCGGCTTGATATAAGCGCCGCTGTCGATTGTCTTGACACCTGCCAGGCCTTCAGAAAATTCTGTCATGACGCGCTTGAACTGCGGCTTTACAGCAACCGTTCCCTCGTCATTGATAAAGCCCCAGAGGCCTTCCTTATTCTTGACGGCTGTCAGGTGTTCGGAAAAAACAGGTACAGCTTCTTCATAAGAGAAGGGTACGACAGGTGTATTTTCCTTATTGATGAAACCCCAGAGATTTTCCTTATTCTTGACTGCCAGAAGACCGCTGCTGAAGGATGGCCCTGAATCCTTATAAGAAGGCTCGATGACAACGGCGCCGGTCTGATTGATGACGCCCCATTTCCCGTCCATCTTTACAGGCGCAAGCCCCTCAGCAAACCAGCGCGCTTCCTGGTAGAGAGGCGCAATTTCCTTTCCGTCATAGAAAAGGTAGCCGTACTTGCCATCCAGCTTGACAATGGCAGAGCCGCCCTGGAAATCAGAGACCTGATCATACATGTGATCGGAGATGACAGTGCCGTCTTCCCGATAGAAGCGTATCTTGCTGTCGGGAAGCTTGACCGCAAGCGCATTGTCCTTCCAGACAGAACGGCTTTCATAGGAAACAGGGACGATGACTTTGCCTTCCCTGTTGTAGAAGCCGCGAAGCTTGCCCTTTGATACCTCGATCAGGTTGTCACGGCCCGCCTGGCTCGCAAGGTCAGCTTCCTGGTCTTCAGAATCAGAAAGGGAAACTGCTTCCTTGTCATAAGAAAGGGGAATGACGACCTTGCCCGACGCGTCAAGCGCGCCCCACTTGCCATCCTTTTCAACGCCCGCTGCAAAGGGGACAGGGGAAAGAGCTTCAGAAGGCTGAGGGGTTTCAGCTGCATAGACATTTGCCGAAAGCGTAAGAGCGGCCGCCGCAAGAATGGCTGCCAGTTGATGATGGAACATAGAATCACCTCACAGAATAAATCTGGGAAAGCTTTCTTTTCCAGTGTTAGTTTCATTTGCCTTTATTTTAGCATATTTCGATATAAGCTTTAAAAAGAAAATATAATTGGTGTATTATAAGCAAAAGATTAATTTAATATTACAGAATAATTGACATCATTCTAATAACGGGGCATAACTTGATAAGTATAGCATGAATTCCAATGTTCGTTCTGATCATAAAAAGAAGCTGTTCTTTGAGAGGTATTATGAAAAAGTTTTTCCTGATTTTCTTCTGCTGCTTTCTTTCGATGGCCATGCTTACCGGCTGCATGGTTGAGAAAAGTTCGACTGGGCGCGTGTTGACTGATGATGCGGGAAGGGAAGTAAGGATCCCTGAAAAGCCGTCGCATATCATTTCCCTGACGTATGGCACTGATGAAGTCCTTCTTGGGCTTGTAAGTACGAAGCGGATCAGTGCGCTTTCTAAATATGCAGGGGATGAAGGAATCACTTTTGTGACGAAGAAGGAAAAGGAAGCGGTGGGGCGCACGATGGATCTCAATCCGGAAGCCGTCATGGCGCTTAAGCCGGATCTGGTCCTCGTTTCTAAGGGAACGCCTGCCAATTTCGTCCAGACACTTTCTGCATCCGGCGTGCCTGTGTTTGTCTCAATCATTCCAAAGAACTGGGATGATATGGAGGTAAGGATTAAGGGGATTGCAAAGGCGGTCGATGAAGAGGACAAGGGAAATCAGATGATAGAGGATATGAGGGAAAAGCGGGATGCTTTGGAAAAGAAGCTTTCCGCAATTTCGCCAGACCAGGAAAGGAAAGCGCTCGGACTTTCCTTCA harbors:
- a CDS encoding IS1182 family transposase, coding for MKNNNTSNHFTAEQGILPMFPSEILNVDDPVLMYDRFMEEIDLKKYLRYIPTRGAGRPRYNPVNMLKTIIYGFAEEGYCSFRKLEDNCRVNIRYMYLMNYEAPSYRTFCHFVKGFLKYSLKDIFYSITKELCGKLNVDLQHIYIDGSKFEANANKYSWVWKKSAEKSRYKHFAKITSLFELLNDDLKYDHMSVNINTEYAPDYLRLVLDKLKEIWQIDETAFVHGSGHRKSDHQRKYEQLKAYTSKLEEYVEKIQICGTSRNSYSKTDTDATFMRIKSDYMGNDQLLPAYNVQIGVADEFIAVIDVNQYRSDMDCFVPLMEEFHEVYGAYPKYPVADAGYGSFNNYIYCEQHGMEKYMKFPMYKKETKDKKYHTNPFRPINFRVDENGTIRCPNDRAFKFIYRHLVRGNLYGRQEEVFECEDCQGCPLAEQCKKTPKNKRISLSRERNNMYQEVQDNLESIHGALLRMNRSIQAEGTFGIMKHDRWYKRIVRKGIDSVKAELYLVALGYNLRKYITKIMRIRIAA
- a CDS encoding WG repeat-containing protein: MFHHQLAAILAAAALTLSANVYAAETPQPSEALSPVPFAAGVEKDGKWGALDASGKVVIPLSYDKEAVSLSDSEDQEADLASQAGRDNLIEVSKGKLRGFYNREGKVIVPVSYESRSVWKDNALAVKLPDSKIRFYREDGTVISDHMYDQVSDFQGGSAIVKLDGKYGYLFYDGKEIAPLYQEARWFAEGLAPVKMDGKWGVINQTGAVVIEPSYKDSGPSFSSGLLAVKNKENLWGFINKENTPVVPFSYEEAVPVFSEHLTAVKNKEGLWGFINDEGTVAVKPQFKRVMTEFSEGLAGVKTIDSGAYIKPDGTIAFMADYDMLFPFEDGLAEVRKGEVREEGVVRRYPVSIGIGWGWGHWLRPHHHHRYHSGWGFGIGFPLWDPWGYEYGTVPTVLVKRGYIDNTGKVIASTSNARVFPASSRGILVFNNDRYGWENRSGTFIAHIAYKAVIPVDEAGILICRNDKGDWGVLSMDDGKELVPFSYDEIKYLGSSILSYKQDGKYGILDKDGKVISAPLYRETGTASCGLIPVKDDAWKVISYDGSDVIVFPKKISQMTSFMNDRAGVKVDGKWGLIDTKGNWIVSPTYDNLKFFE
- a CDS encoding ABC transporter substrate-binding protein, whose product is MKKFFLIFFCCFLSMAMLTGCMVEKSSTGRVLTDDAGREVRIPEKPSHIISLTYGTDEVLLGLVSTKRISALSKYAGDEGITFVTKKEKEAVGRTMDLNPEAVMALKPDLVLVSKGTPANFVQTLSASGVPVFVSIIPKNWDDMEVRIKGIAKAVDEEDKGNQMIEDMREKRDALEKKLSAISPDQERKALGLSFRGILGKKGTLFAEVLEMAHVKDGAAIYDIREIPRGSSTFISMEVLPAIDPDVILLPVWQSGMHMSESEFAHEILSNPAFQDVKAVKNHRMVPFPERYKFVMSQHITDSVEASAKAVYPELFDDPDSMTVNGN